One genomic window of Petrotoga mexicana DSM 14811 includes the following:
- a CDS encoding ROK family transcriptional regulator, with amino-acid sequence MKENLFSIIKFLWENKEATIKQISKATNLDKSTISRYLKNLKDTGIIQTVGSLKQGPKGGRKTQIQSFNYNIFNILGLEIEQNGINCVVTNLKGDPIDNFRIKEKINKSNLVNMVQKIIEEKKDSNICACGISLPGIINSKEGIIVYSKALGIENFKLVSELSKVNDIPFLIDNDSNVGAAYYNLKLKGSAKNILYVYISIPYDIHDFVGVGIGIIISNHLYHGSNNCSGEYEFKLRLIEKNNGYVNDYYDFLNTHLEDEIFYEIKTFLSKLAGEIGLLVGIIDPDTVIFDGGIKFLPEIAIKFLVEETRNNLFLSKQRNINFITEKKNEPVTAVGAAINFITKIFENKQYLAKIFKRQINNGALEIK; translated from the coding sequence ATGAAAGAAAACCTTTTTTCCATAATTAAATTTTTATGGGAGAACAAAGAAGCAACCATAAAACAAATATCTAAAGCAACCAATTTAGATAAATCTACTATCTCAAGATATCTAAAAAATCTCAAGGACACCGGAATAATACAAACTGTGGGTTCTTTAAAACAAGGCCCAAAAGGTGGGAGAAAAACTCAAATTCAGTCTTTTAATTATAATATATTTAATATTTTAGGTTTAGAAATAGAGCAAAACGGAATTAATTGTGTTGTCACAAATCTGAAAGGAGATCCGATCGATAACTTTCGTATAAAAGAAAAAATAAACAAGTCAAATTTAGTAAACATGGTTCAAAAAATTATTGAAGAAAAGAAAGATTCAAATATCTGTGCCTGTGGAATCTCTCTTCCAGGAATAATTAACTCCAAAGAAGGTATTATAGTGTACTCTAAAGCTTTGGGAATAGAGAATTTCAAACTGGTATCAGAGCTATCAAAAGTTAATGATATTCCTTTTTTGATAGATAATGACTCTAATGTGGGCGCAGCATATTACAATTTAAAATTGAAAGGTTCGGCTAAAAATATTTTGTATGTTTATATATCTATTCCTTATGATATTCATGATTTTGTGGGGGTAGGGATAGGCATTATTATAAGCAATCACCTTTATCACGGCTCAAACAACTGTTCTGGGGAATACGAATTTAAACTACGTTTAATAGAAAAAAATAATGGATATGTAAATGACTACTACGACTTTCTAAATACCCATTTAGAAGATGAAATTTTCTATGAAATTAAAACTTTCCTCAGCAAATTAGCGGGAGAAATTGGATTATTAGTAGGTATTATCGATCCTGATACAGTGATTTTTGATGGAGGTATTAAGTTTTTACCAGAAATTGCTATTAAGTTTTTGGTAGAAGAAACGAGAAATAATTTATTTTTAAGTAAACAAAGAAATATCAATTTTATTACAGAGAAAAAAAACGAACCAGTAACCGCTGTTGGAGCTGCAATAAATTTTATTACCAAAATTTTTGAAAATAAACAATACTTAGCAAAAATTTTTAAAAGGCAAATTAATAATGGAGCTTTAGAAATAAAATGA
- a CDS encoding extracellular solute-binding protein yields MSKKILLMVLLVGLALLSFGKTKISVWQFMMDDTLSKQVKAQFEAANPDIELEIVQLSWATGFDRIVTSIAAGSAPDVIELGNTWLATFASQGVLRPVDDIVGKVKDDYVAWNFVEYQEKTWGFPWLLAPRAMYYNLELLDKAGLDPDNPPKTWIELLNASAKIDALGPDIYGVGLCVGELYSPYQEWFLPAVWGNMGHFVSPDLKKATLNSDPVIETANYYRSLSNYALLGKESELAEAFGQGKLGFFFAGPAYINNTQRDYPETIFDVTLIPKPRDHHGYHASFAGGEVLGISSQCENVEEAWSVIEFLLSEEVAMQITRTTGEVFPTKVGIEKDPWFESHPLHATFLEQNKYAVPFPPLAEANKIEQLFTNIVEEILLTDAQIEEILQKYNQQIQNLL; encoded by the coding sequence ATGAGTAAGAAGATTTTGTTGATGGTGTTACTTGTTGGTTTGGCATTATTATCCTTTGGAAAAACAAAGATCTCAGTATGGCAATTCATGATGGACGACACTTTGTCAAAACAAGTGAAAGCACAATTCGAGGCAGCTAATCCGGATATTGAATTGGAAATTGTTCAACTCTCATGGGCAACAGGTTTTGATAGAATTGTTACTTCCATTGCTGCAGGCAGCGCACCGGATGTCATTGAGTTGGGAAACACATGGTTGGCAACTTTTGCTTCTCAGGGAGTTCTGAGACCAGTTGATGATATTGTAGGAAAAGTAAAAGATGATTATGTTGCTTGGAATTTTGTTGAATATCAAGAAAAAACATGGGGATTCCCTTGGTTATTAGCTCCCAGAGCCATGTATTATAATTTAGAATTACTCGACAAAGCAGGCTTAGATCCAGATAATCCACCAAAAACTTGGATCGAACTTTTAAATGCATCTGCAAAGATAGACGCTTTAGGACCTGATATTTATGGAGTAGGATTATGTGTAGGTGAGTTATATAGTCCGTATCAAGAATGGTTTTTACCAGCTGTTTGGGGAAATATGGGACATTTCGTTTCTCCTGATCTAAAAAAGGCAACTTTAAACAGCGATCCAGTCATCGAAACTGCTAATTATTACAGAAGTTTAAGTAACTATGCGTTGCTAGGAAAGGAATCAGAACTCGCAGAAGCTTTTGGGCAAGGGAAACTTGGATTCTTCTTTGCTGGACCTGCGTATATCAACAACACTCAAAGAGATTATCCAGAAACCATATTTGACGTGACTCTTATTCCCAAACCAAGAGATCATCATGGTTATCATGCTTCTTTTGCAGGTGGAGAAGTTTTGGGAATCTCTTCACAGTGCGAAAATGTAGAAGAAGCATGGAGTGTAATAGAGTTTCTGTTGAGCGAAGAAGTAGCTATGCAGATAACTCGAACCACGGGGGAAGTGTTCCCAACAAAAGTAGGGATAGAAAAGGACCCATGGTTCGAAAGTCATCCGCTACATGCCACGTTCCTTGAACAAAACAAATACGCCGTTCCATTTCCACCGTTAGCTGAAGCTAACAAAATCGAACAATTATTTACAAACATTGTAGAAGAAATACTACTTACAGATGCACAAATAGAAGAAATTTTACAAAAATACAACCAACAAATCCAAAATTTGCTTTAA
- a CDS encoding ABC transporter permease — MKGFTKYFFQKLFWYLLAFFLALFLNFFLPRLIPGDPISVIVSKMMSGTVASETQERVYQSFMEEFGLDKPLPIQFFNYIGNVFRGDLGTSFSLYPLSVNEVLGNAIVWTIFLQFPAIIVGWILGNLLGAAAAYRKGVFDKTIFPVALFVNSIPYYALAIILLYFFGVYLGWFPIGGGYSRTLLPSWSWTFAIDVLHHYFLPFISIVLVTIGGQAIGMREMSIYELNTDYVTYSKMLGIKDKKIQSYVFKNAVLPQITGLAISLGTMVGGALITEIVFGYPGVGTWLFNGIRQLDYPMIQGSTLIIALMVLVANFILDMVYGLIDPRIKAAQTEEG; from the coding sequence GTGAAAGGATTTACGAAGTATTTTTTTCAAAAACTTTTTTGGTATCTACTAGCTTTTTTCTTGGCTTTATTTTTGAATTTTTTCTTACCAAGACTCATCCCCGGAGATCCTATTTCAGTTATAGTAAGTAAAATGATGTCTGGAACCGTAGCAAGTGAGACACAAGAAAGAGTCTATCAATCTTTCATGGAAGAGTTTGGATTGGATAAACCTTTACCTATTCAGTTTTTCAACTACATAGGGAATGTTTTTAGAGGTGATTTAGGAACGTCGTTCAGTTTGTACCCTCTTTCTGTTAACGAAGTTTTGGGAAACGCTATTGTATGGACTATTTTTTTACAATTTCCGGCAATAATTGTAGGTTGGATATTAGGGAACTTACTGGGGGCCGCTGCTGCTTACAGAAAAGGGGTTTTCGACAAAACTATTTTTCCAGTAGCATTATTCGTTAATTCTATCCCTTATTATGCTTTGGCAATCATATTACTATATTTTTTTGGAGTTTACTTGGGATGGTTCCCAATTGGCGGTGGTTACAGCAGAACATTGCTCCCTTCTTGGAGTTGGACTTTTGCAATTGATGTTTTACATCATTACTTTTTACCCTTTATTTCCATCGTTTTAGTAACAATAGGAGGACAAGCCATAGGTATGAGAGAGATGTCAATATATGAATTAAATACAGATTACGTTACCTACAGTAAGATGTTAGGTATTAAAGATAAGAAGATTCAAAGCTATGTCTTCAAAAATGCAGTTCTTCCTCAAATAACAGGGCTTGCAATAAGTTTAGGTACCATGGTAGGAGGAGCTTTGATCACAGAGATAGTCTTTGGATACCCTGGAGTGGGAACATGGCTATTCAATGGAATAAGACAACTAGATTATCCAATGATCCAAGGTTCAACACTTATAATAGCGTTGATGGTTTTAGTTGCTAATTTTATTTTGGATATGGTCTACGGACTAATAGATCCTAGAATTAAAGCTGCGCAAACGGAGGAGGGTTAA
- a CDS encoding glycoside hydrolase family 3 N-terminal domain-containing protein, whose protein sequence is MNKDDLGKFFLLGFPKGIKNHHLDLIRSIKPAGVMLYPSNMENMNSLQVNMERLYEIIDGGVKFFISSDHEGGQLETVPGIFPSPGNKAMGSTNNPKYAYDYGDYLGKALKKIGFNMLFAPVLDVIAKNASPVVGLRAYSKNEEIVSACGNNFIKGLEKNEIIATCKHFPGHGKAVQDSHYEIPVITDMDEKDIYPFEKAIELGTKSIMTAHVIYSTYDEQNIATLSKSILKDFLRDKLRYKGIIISDAIEMKAIHDNYSPKEIVNKFFSATGDILLVGDADANFEPLYNELQKSFSNGEIKKGLMEESYKRILSLQEQYINTTYETRFLAQIAEKAINTNIQNKLDVSNVVFVLPQGDPLSPADTSNKDYIEYKALVKSMFESSKIITYDVKQGTTDSPLAKSEIIISFVVDSFRFKNQLKMQKKLKLFSNEVIYIILRNENDLDNYKEEKYILTNSTKPISIYYALKSVLNLGK, encoded by the coding sequence TTGAACAAAGATGACTTAGGCAAATTTTTTCTATTAGGTTTCCCAAAAGGAATTAAAAACCATCATTTGGATTTAATTCGAAGCATAAAGCCCGCAGGAGTTATGCTTTATCCTTCAAACATGGAGAATATGAACAGTCTTCAAGTAAATATGGAAAGATTATATGAAATTATTGACGGGGGAGTCAAATTTTTCATCTCTTCGGATCATGAGGGGGGGCAATTAGAAACCGTACCAGGCATTTTTCCATCACCTGGCAATAAAGCAATGGGTTCTACTAATAACCCGAAATATGCCTATGATTACGGAGATTATTTAGGAAAAGCTCTCAAAAAAATCGGTTTTAATATGTTGTTTGCCCCTGTTTTGGATGTAATTGCTAAAAATGCAAGTCCAGTGGTCGGACTACGAGCTTACTCAAAAAATGAAGAAATAGTGTCAGCTTGTGGAAATAATTTTATTAAAGGATTGGAAAAAAACGAAATCATCGCTACTTGCAAACATTTCCCTGGTCATGGGAAGGCTGTCCAAGATTCTCATTATGAAATTCCTGTAATTACAGACATGGATGAAAAAGACATTTATCCCTTTGAAAAAGCTATAGAACTGGGCACTAAATCGATAATGACCGCTCATGTTATTTATTCAACCTATGATGAACAAAATATAGCTACTTTATCCAAAAGTATTTTAAAAGATTTCTTAAGAGATAAATTGAGGTATAAAGGAATTATTATAAGTGATGCCATAGAAATGAAAGCTATTCATGACAATTATTCTCCTAAAGAAATTGTTAATAAATTCTTTTCTGCTACTGGAGATATTCTGTTAGTTGGAGACGCTGATGCCAATTTCGAACCTTTATACAATGAGCTACAAAAATCTTTTTCTAATGGAGAAATTAAAAAAGGCCTAATGGAAGAAAGTTATAAAAGAATACTTTCTTTGCAAGAACAGTACATAAACACAACTTATGAAACAAGATTCCTAGCTCAAATTGCTGAAAAAGCGATAAATACAAATATACAAAACAAATTGGATGTTTCCAATGTAGTCTTTGTTCTTCCACAAGGGGATCCTTTATCTCCTGCAGATACAAGTAATAAAGATTACATTGAATACAAAGCTTTAGTTAAAAGCATGTTTGAAAGTTCCAAAATCATAACTTACGATGTGAAACAAGGCACAACTGATTCACCCTTAGCAAAAAGTGAAATTATTATTTCTTTCGTTGTTGATTCATTTAGATTCAAAAACCAACTAAAAATGCAAAAAAAATTAAAACTTTTTTCAAATGAAGTTATCTACATAATTTTAAGAAATGAAAATGATCTTGATAATTATAAAGAGGAAAAATACATACTGACAAATTCTACAAAACCGATATCTATATATTATGCATTAAAATCTGTTTTGAATTTGGGCAAATAA
- a CDS encoding ABC transporter permease encodes MNTIKLLLKSPKFLIGFGLFMFLFLTAFIYPAVSPKDPLEMVGFMYEPPSSTYLLGTDNFGRDVFVELIHGMKSSLIIGLISGVIATTIGITIGLFAGYKGGTTDNILNSITNIFLVIPPFIILILITVSLRSRSLFVMGLVLGITSWPWTARAVRAQSLSLRNREHVDIARLNGASTVEIIIREIMPYILSYIFMAFILQVATGILNEAGISMLGLGPSNIVSLGTMLSWALLFESVRSGAWWAFIPPAIVIALITFSLYFMNSGMDELFNPKLRS; translated from the coding sequence ATGAATACAATAAAATTACTTTTGAAATCTCCAAAATTTTTAATAGGCTTTGGACTTTTTATGTTTTTATTCCTAACTGCCTTCATATACCCTGCTGTTTCACCAAAAGATCCATTGGAGATGGTTGGATTTATGTACGAGCCCCCTTCCTCAACTTACTTGTTGGGAACAGATAACTTTGGAAGAGACGTATTTGTAGAGCTTATTCACGGGATGAAATCTTCATTGATTATAGGATTAATTTCAGGTGTCATTGCGACAACAATAGGTATAACTATAGGCCTTTTTGCCGGGTACAAAGGAGGAACCACTGATAACATATTAAATTCAATAACTAATATATTTTTAGTTATACCTCCATTCATAATACTGATATTGATAACGGTTAGTTTAAGAAGCAGGTCCCTGTTTGTTATGGGATTAGTATTAGGAATAACCTCTTGGCCATGGACCGCTCGTGCCGTAAGGGCGCAATCACTTAGTTTAAGAAACAGGGAACATGTTGATATAGCCAGGTTAAATGGTGCTAGTACCGTAGAAATTATAATACGCGAAATAATGCCTTATATCTTATCTTATATATTCATGGCATTTATCCTCCAAGTTGCCACTGGTATTTTAAACGAAGCGGGAATAAGTATGTTGGGACTGGGTCCAAGTAATATAGTATCACTCGGTACAATGCTTTCATGGGCATTATTATTTGAGTCTGTTAGGTCAGGTGCCTGGTGGGCTTTTATACCTCCAGCTATAGTCATAGCTTTAATAACATTTTCTCTATATTTTATGAATTCGGGGATGGATGAATTATTCAATCCCAAACTTAGGAGTTGA
- a CDS encoding GNAT family N-acetyltransferase, with amino-acid sequence MADMLVKLYDLNYDEKVFSELKDSKLTVRRAKAPEKFIVLDWIKKEFGDHWASECDVSFSNKPISCFIAVDEDKNKIIGFSCFDATCKNFFGPMGVDKNYRGKDIGKALLLIALKSMEESGYAYAIIGGVGPAKFYEKVANATLIENSDPGIYKGMLKS; translated from the coding sequence ATGGCAGATATGCTTGTAAAACTTTACGATTTGAATTATGATGAGAAGGTATTTTCTGAATTAAAAGATTCAAAACTAACAGTACGGAGAGCGAAAGCACCCGAAAAATTTATCGTTTTGGATTGGATCAAAAAAGAATTCGGTGATCATTGGGCAAGTGAATGTGATGTATCTTTTTCTAACAAACCTATCAGTTGTTTCATAGCTGTAGACGAAGATAAGAACAAAATTATTGGTTTTTCTTGTTTTGATGCTACATGCAAAAATTTTTTTGGTCCAATGGGTGTAGACAAAAACTACCGAGGAAAAGATATTGGGAAAGCCTTGCTTTTAATAGCTCTAAAGAGTATGGAAGAAAGTGGTTATGCATATGCCATAATCGGAGGAGTTGGTCCTGCTAAATTTTATGAAAAAGTAGCAAACGCTACATTGATAGAAAACTCTGATCCGGGAATCTATAAGGGCATGTTGAAAAGTTAA
- a CDS encoding ABC transporter substrate-binding protein, producing MKKVFVVFLLLASLVMGSVLFAQVTQIPREEAVYVAGFQWGPPTTDNPLAGSPMTFVSDPRQHIWIYETLFTWDALNGKYVPILGESYKWLDELRLEVKVNPKAYFHDGEPVTADDVVYSYKLGQKYPLGLQIWEWLEDVYKVDDHTVIFEMKPDNPNRLMVEDAIGATFILPEHIWSKVEAENNYDLTKIRQFRNENPVGSGPYKVFYESPETIILERVDNYWGNEALHGGKKPAAKYIVHPIFKSNDEGSLAFENGEVDVSQQFTPRIWEMWEEKGLPVGTWYDEIPYHMPATMPSLWFNVNKYPLSLPEVRKAIAYSVNYARISELAMSNYSPKVQASLIMPYGGEAKYFDENLVKQYGWEYNPEEAVRILEEDLGATKGKDGIYVLPDGTRLGPFTVECPYGWTDWNASLQIVAQSARAVGIDIQTSFPDAPIAYDNRQTGNFDMTMWAPSQPGPAQPWLRFQIALYSKGVPEVGQIAYSNFGRYKNEWADQLIDMIPKVTDEKELKNLYTELDQLYREDIPMFPLMYRPQTFYEYNETYWTGWANAENPYAPPMPLVGAGMEMLWHLEPVK from the coding sequence ATGAAAAAAGTGTTTGTTGTGTTTCTTTTATTGGCAAGTTTGGTTATGGGAAGCGTATTATTCGCTCAAGTAACCCAAATCCCCAGAGAAGAAGCAGTGTATGTCGCAGGTTTTCAGTGGGGACCACCAACAACGGATAATCCGCTTGCAGGTTCGCCAATGACGTTTGTTTCTGATCCTAGACAACATATTTGGATATATGAAACACTATTCACATGGGATGCTCTCAATGGAAAGTATGTTCCTATTTTGGGAGAATCCTATAAGTGGCTTGATGAACTAAGATTAGAGGTAAAAGTGAATCCAAAAGCCTATTTCCACGATGGAGAACCTGTTACTGCAGACGATGTTGTATATTCCTACAAATTAGGGCAAAAATATCCCTTAGGTCTACAGATTTGGGAATGGTTGGAAGATGTTTACAAGGTAGATGACCATACAGTTATTTTCGAGATGAAACCAGACAATCCAAATAGATTGATGGTAGAAGACGCAATTGGAGCTACCTTCATTCTTCCAGAACATATTTGGTCTAAGGTTGAAGCAGAAAATAATTATGATTTGACCAAAATTAGACAGTTTAGAAATGAAAATCCTGTAGGCTCTGGTCCATACAAAGTATTTTATGAAAGTCCAGAAACTATAATTTTAGAAAGAGTAGATAACTATTGGGGAAACGAAGCTTTACACGGTGGAAAAAAACCCGCAGCCAAATATATAGTGCATCCTATTTTCAAAAGTAACGACGAAGGTAGTTTGGCTTTTGAAAACGGCGAAGTAGACGTTTCTCAACAATTCACGCCAAGAATATGGGAAATGTGGGAAGAGAAAGGTCTTCCTGTTGGTACATGGTATGACGAAATCCCTTATCATATGCCTGCAACGATGCCTTCGTTGTGGTTTAACGTAAACAAATATCCTCTTAGTTTGCCTGAAGTTAGAAAAGCTATTGCATATTCGGTAAATTACGCAAGAATTTCCGAACTAGCTATGTCCAATTATTCTCCTAAGGTTCAAGCTAGTCTTATTATGCCATATGGTGGAGAAGCAAAATACTTCGATGAAAACTTGGTAAAACAATACGGCTGGGAATACAATCCAGAAGAAGCTGTTAGAATATTAGAAGAAGATCTAGGAGCAACAAAAGGTAAAGATGGAATATACGTTCTGCCTGATGGAACAAGGTTAGGCCCATTTACAGTAGAATGCCCATATGGTTGGACAGACTGGAATGCTTCTTTACAAATCGTGGCACAGTCTGCAAGAGCAGTAGGTATAGACATTCAAACATCTTTCCCTGATGCACCTATAGCCTATGATAACAGACAAACAGGTAACTTCGATATGACAATGTGGGCACCTTCACAACCTGGACCTGCTCAACCTTGGTTGAGATTCCAAATAGCTCTTTATTCAAAAGGTGTTCCCGAAGTTGGACAAATTGCATACAGTAACTTTGGAAGATATAAAAACGAGTGGGCTGATCAACTCATCGATATGATTCCAAAAGTAACCGACGAAAAAGAATTAAAAAACCTCTATACAGAGTTAGATCAACTATACAGAGAAGATATACCGATGTTCCCGTTAATGTATAGACCTCAGACATTTTATGAATACAATGAAACTTACTGGACAGGTTGGGCAAACGCAGAAAATCCTTATGCACCACCGATGCCTTTGGTAGGTGCAGGGATGGAAATGTTGTGGCATTTAGAACCTGTTAAATAA
- a CDS encoding carbohydrate ABC transporter permease, giving the protein MNIKKNIIFLISFMILIIFLLPLVIMIYTSFIPQGNMTNIVKEFYLNDFEAGYMSVLKRTISPLGSTNYSLVKESPETSQSLLIESKSEKNPGIKMIGSTRDLRKMDNFNFWIKLDTSEINNGFVIFEDINGNSQRIPFLYNNQGQWEQIVISKKDLNKEQINLKYITGISIILKNEKGILDFDFLIDDIQIQNQYPTLLNYIIVWNEEMFGRYMLNSFIVSGTILISNLLFSSMVAYAFARRDFKGKNVLFAIVLITMMIPFQATTIPIFILMKNLNLLDTYFALILPQLVTPFGIFILKQYIEQLPIEIEQAAVVDGAGPFTVFFKIILPLSTPALAVMGINTFITTWNDLFMPLILTSSREMRTAQVGLALYQQLTQLQWPYLMSATTIVGLPIMIAFLIFQKQIISGITAGSVKG; this is encoded by the coding sequence ATGAATATCAAAAAAAATATAATTTTTTTAATTTCTTTTATGATTCTTATAATTTTTCTATTACCTTTAGTGATCATGATTTACACCTCGTTCATCCCTCAAGGAAATATGACAAATATCGTTAAAGAATTCTATCTTAATGATTTTGAAGCCGGTTATATGAGTGTTTTAAAAAGAACGATTTCTCCTTTAGGAAGTACAAACTACTCTCTGGTTAAAGAATCTCCTGAGACTTCTCAATCTTTACTCATTGAATCAAAAAGCGAGAAAAATCCTGGTATAAAAATGATAGGAAGTACTAGGGATCTGAGAAAAATGGATAATTTTAATTTCTGGATAAAATTGGACACCTCAGAAATCAACAACGGTTTTGTGATTTTTGAAGATATTAATGGAAATTCGCAAAGAATTCCTTTTCTGTATAATAATCAAGGGCAGTGGGAACAAATAGTGATTTCAAAAAAGGATTTGAACAAAGAACAAATAAATTTGAAGTACATTACGGGAATTTCTATAATATTGAAAAATGAAAAAGGAATATTAGATTTCGATTTCCTAATCGATGATATTCAAATACAGAATCAATATCCTACACTTTTGAATTATATTATTGTATGGAACGAGGAAATGTTTGGAAGGTATATGTTAAACAGTTTTATAGTTTCAGGAACAATTCTTATTTCAAACCTTTTATTTTCTTCCATGGTAGCATATGCATTTGCAAGGAGAGATTTCAAAGGGAAAAATGTGCTCTTTGCTATTGTGTTGATAACAATGATGATACCTTTCCAAGCAACAACTATTCCTATCTTTATTCTCATGAAGAATTTAAATTTATTAGATACATATTTTGCATTAATATTACCTCAACTTGTTACTCCTTTTGGAATCTTTATACTAAAACAATATATAGAACAACTTCCAATAGAGATTGAACAGGCTGCGGTAGTTGATGGAGCGGGACCTTTTACTGTTTTTTTTAAAATCATTTTACCTCTTTCAACACCAGCATTAGCAGTAATGGGAATAAATACCTTTATAACAACTTGGAATGACCTTTTTATGCCTTTAATTTTAACATCCTCCAGGGAAATGAGAACCGCGCAAGTTGGACTTGCTTTGTATCAGCAATTAACACAATTACAATGGCCTTATCTTATGTCTGCAACAACGATCGTTGGGTTACCTATTATGATAGCGTTCTTGATATTTCAAAAACAAATTATTTCTGGCATCACAGCTGGAAGCGTAAAGGGGTGA
- a CDS encoding ABC transporter permease subunit, translating into MFILKLKNKYNLTTFVFLLPWIITFIIFSVYPIIFSFGISFTDYTGLSPEMNFVGLKNYFSLFKDEIFLKAMRNTFIFVIGTIPFTTVISILLAVLINSKMVRFKGLFKAGFFLPSVMSMVVISTIWRYIYSADGILNYLLQTIGIEKNTGWLASPDTALLSIMIMNVWAAIGYYTIIFLAGLQSIPEELYESASIDGASNTDKFFKITLPLIKPTLFFVIAINTIRSFQIFTEIFTMTGGGPLNSTQTIVHYLYLTGFRQFRMGYASAMAYILVIIILIITLIQQRVLRSEY; encoded by the coding sequence GTGTTTATATTGAAATTAAAGAACAAGTATAACTTAACAACTTTTGTTTTTTTACTTCCTTGGATTATAACTTTTATAATATTTTCTGTATATCCGATAATTTTCTCTTTTGGAATAAGTTTTACAGATTATACGGGATTAAGCCCGGAAATGAATTTCGTAGGATTGAAAAACTATTTTTCTTTATTCAAAGATGAAATCTTTTTGAAAGCTATGAGGAATACTTTTATTTTTGTAATCGGTACAATTCCTTTTACTACAGTAATTTCCATTCTATTAGCTGTCCTAATAAATAGTAAAATGGTTAGATTTAAAGGATTATTTAAAGCTGGATTCTTTTTACCTTCTGTTATGTCTATGGTTGTTATCTCTACAATATGGCGATACATTTACAGTGCTGATGGAATATTAAATTACTTACTACAAACAATAGGAATAGAAAAAAATACAGGTTGGTTGGCATCACCAGATACAGCTCTATTATCTATTATGATTATGAACGTTTGGGCAGCTATTGGTTATTATACCATAATTTTTTTGGCTGGTCTACAGAGCATTCCTGAGGAGCTCTACGAATCAGCTTCTATTGACGGTGCTTCGAACACCGATAAATTTTTTAAAATAACCCTACCTCTAATAAAACCTACACTCTTTTTTGTGATTGCAATAAACACGATTAGATCTTTTCAAATTTTTACAGAAATCTTTACAATGACAGGCGGAGGCCCCTTGAATTCTACACAAACAATTGTACATTATTTATATTTGACAGGATTCAGGCAGTTCAGGATGGGATATGCTTCAGCTATGGCTTATATCTTAGTCATAATAATTTTAATTATAACATTAATTCAACAAAGAGTCCTTAGGAGTGAATATTAA